From a region of the Lactuca sativa cultivar Salinas chromosome 4, Lsat_Salinas_v11, whole genome shotgun sequence genome:
- the LOC111886793 gene encoding uncharacterized protein LOC111886793, producing the protein MTEEFQESELIFPEKPSGNGKELRYPKVDKRKSDKKKPKKSSVPMSIREEFSGSSWIRHYLQTHSIDDDDADVDERVPPHVILERRIAGKAAFSLCSGNGRTLKGRDLSEVRNSILRMTGFLES; encoded by the coding sequence ATGACCGAGGAATTTCAAGAATCGGAGTTAATCTTCCCAGAAAAGCCCTCCGGGAACGGAAAAGAACTCCGATATCCAAAAGTCGATAAAAGAAAATCCGATAAGAAAAAGCCGAAGAAAAGTTCAGTTCCCATGAGCATTCGGGAAGAATTTTCCGGCAGTTCATGGATTCGTCACTATTTACAAACACATTCCATCGACGACGATGATGCAGATGTAGATGAGAGAGTGCCGCCCCACGTGATCTTGGAGCGCCGGATCGCCGGAAAAGCTGCGTTTTCCCTTTGCTCCGGCAACGGGAGGACTTTGAAAGGAAGAGATTTAAGTGAAGTACGGAATTCGATCCTTAGGATGACGGGATTTCTAGAATCCTGA